One Deltaproteobacteria bacterium genomic window, CTCGGGTCGCTCCCCAGCGTGGCCCTATCCTCACATGGTGCAATTGAATGATAAACAGAAACCAAAAAAAAGCAACCGGACATTTAATGTGCTATGAACACCGGACATTTTAATATTGCTAACACACAAGCTAATTTTATCCTTGACATTATAATAACTTGGAAATAAATTAAATATTTACGCTACTGGAGGTTCACAGCGATGTACGCAGTCATCAGGACCGGTGGGAAACAATATCGAGTCGGAATTGGGCAGACGGTCCGAGTGGAAAAACTGGAAGGCAGCCTAGGCGATGTGGTCACGATCAATGACGTTCTGGCTGTCTCTGACGGGGAAAAGATCAAGGTCGGGCAGCCACTGCTGAACGAGGCCAAGATTACAGCCAAGATTGTGGAACAGCATCGGGCGAAAAAAATTATCGTCTTTAAAAAGAAGCGTCGGAAGAAATACCGCCGGATCAAAGGCCACCGT contains:
- the rplU gene encoding 50S ribosomal protein L21 — translated: MYAVIRTGGKQYRVGIGQTVRVEKLEGSLGDVVTINDVLAVSDGEKIKVGQPLLNEAKITAKIVEQHRAKKIIVFKKKRRKKYRRIKGHRQYYTALQIQEITV